A genomic segment from Spinacia oleracea cultivar Varoflay chromosome 3, BTI_SOV_V1, whole genome shotgun sequence encodes:
- the LOC130469713 gene encoding uncharacterized protein: MGSRLPSYQPRGIPFADLMWALEHGVEESPSRQARLFYLHFITSTFLPGPTDTFDPRWIGMVEDVSTLGDYRWGDLGYATLVGQMSLSVRVSDPSIRHFVITLAGVPRLIELWAFEHLPWLAPRKGQRPLEFPADRRWGWKKKLTVRPPPDTVWDLIRNGNPDHASCGGSTRGLVCRRQSW; the protein is encoded by the exons atgggtagtaggttaccttcgtaccagccccgtgggatacctttcgctgacctgatgtgggctttggagcacggggtagaggagtcgccttcgagacaggctcggctgttctacctccattttatcacttccacttttctaccgggtccgactgacacctttgacccgaggtggataggcatggtggaggacgtgtctacactgggtgactatcgctggggcgatttgggctatgcgacgcttgtcggccagatgagtttgtcggtgcgcgtctcggacccgagcatacgtcactttgtgattacattagcgggagtgccgcgtttgatcgag ctgtgggcctttgagcacttaccctggctggctccccgaaaggggcagaggcctttggagttccctgccgaTCGCCgctggggttggaagaagaagctgacagtgcgtccgccgcccgataccgtgtgggatcttatccggaACGGGAACCCTGAtcat gcgagttgTGGAGGGTCCACTAGAGGACTGGTGTGCCGGCgacagagttggtga